In a genomic window of Acidobacteriota bacterium:
- a CDS encoding Glu/Leu/Phe/Val dehydrogenase, translating into MRRDPWRARRSSAHPAGGGREFARLPSPPLPAFSVAILPSRSSSVKGFRRHAHRGRNGLLFAGGDPEPRKQDERPPAGGHSSRYRGRDALGKTWAARRGAVAPAAARRTVREGTRPAPGPPVASGPALRIESRAAVALAAVPRLLRARAGRRGWEEAGVARRNGAAREDLNLNNIVARQFDRAARHVKLPAGLLEQIKACNNVIHIQFPVKIGKEYRIFHGWRAEHSHHRKPLKGGIRYSRMVDQDEIMALAALMTFKCAIANVPFGGSKGGIRLRSRNYPPEVLERITRRFTAELIRKNFIGPGENVPAPDYGTGEREMAWIADTYDAFHPGQLDNMACVTGKPVTQGGIRGRTAATGRGVVYGLREFFRTPRDVARAGLDGGLEGKRIAIQGFGNVGYHAARILQEEDGAKIVAVGEWDGTVYDPNGLNIKALARHRKKTGSIRRFPGAKTLEKGTDCLEVDCDILIPAALENQITLENAHRIKARLVAEAANGPTTPGAEEVLLKRGVFIIPDIYLNAGGVTVSYFEWTKNISHMRYGRLEKKLDEELRKSFVAAIESLVGKKMRPGMRQPLVRGMGEEDLVNSGLEETMITAYQEISEVMRRKRTVHDMRTAAYILAIEKVGQSYLELGIFP; encoded by the coding sequence ATGAGGCGCGACCCCTGGCGTGCGCGGCGGTCCAGCGCTCACCCGGCCGGTGGGGGTCGAGAGTTCGCCAGGCTACCGAGTCCGCCCCTCCCAGCGTTCTCTGTGGCGATTCTACCAAGCCGCTCGTCTTCCGTGAAGGGGTTCCGGCGTCACGCGCATCGCGGACGAAACGGCCTGCTCTTCGCCGGAGGCGACCCCGAGCCGCGAAAACAAGACGAACGGCCGCCGGCGGGTGGCCACAGCTCGCGCTACCGCGGCCGGGACGCCCTGGGCAAGACGTGGGCGGCCCGCCGCGGGGCGGTCGCGCCGGCGGCGGCGCGGCGGACGGTCCGCGAAGGCACCCGCCCGGCGCCGGGCCCGCCTGTGGCATCCGGACCGGCGCTGCGGATAGAATCCCGCGCCGCGGTCGCGTTAGCCGCCGTTCCCAGGCTGTTGCGGGCCAGGGCGGGACGTCGCGGGTGGGAGGAAGCCGGCGTGGCGAGACGAAACGGGGCGGCCCGGGAGGATCTCAATCTCAACAACATCGTGGCGCGCCAGTTCGATCGCGCCGCGCGTCACGTGAAGCTGCCGGCAGGGCTTCTCGAGCAGATCAAGGCCTGCAACAACGTCATCCACATCCAGTTCCCGGTCAAGATCGGAAAGGAATACCGGATCTTCCACGGCTGGCGCGCCGAGCATAGCCACCACAGGAAGCCGCTCAAGGGGGGGATCCGTTACAGCCGGATGGTGGATCAGGACGAGATCATGGCGCTCGCCGCGCTGATGACCTTCAAGTGCGCGATCGCCAACGTTCCGTTCGGCGGGTCGAAGGGGGGGATCCGGTTGCGCTCGCGGAACTACCCGCCCGAGGTCCTCGAGCGGATCACCCGCCGCTTCACCGCCGAGCTGATCCGCAAGAACTTCATCGGTCCCGGCGAGAACGTCCCTGCGCCCGACTACGGAACCGGCGAGCGCGAGATGGCCTGGATCGCCGACACCTACGATGCCTTCCATCCGGGCCAGCTCGACAACATGGCCTGCGTCACCGGGAAGCCGGTGACACAGGGCGGCATCCGCGGGAGGACGGCGGCGACCGGCCGCGGCGTGGTCTACGGCCTGCGCGAGTTCTTCCGCACGCCGCGCGACGTCGCGCGGGCCGGACTCGACGGGGGGCTCGAAGGCAAGCGCATCGCCATACAGGGATTCGGGAACGTGGGCTACCACGCAGCGCGGATCCTCCAGGAAGAGGACGGGGCGAAGATCGTCGCGGTCGGCGAGTGGGACGGCACCGTCTACGATCCCAACGGCCTCAACATCAAGGCGCTGGCGCGCCACCGGAAGAAGACCGGGTCGATCCGCCGGTTCCCGGGCGCCAAGACGCTGGAGAAGGGGACCGACTGCCTCGAGGTCGACTGCGACATCCTGATCCCCGCCGCGCTCGAGAACCAGATCACCCTGGAGAACGCCCACCGGATCAAGGCGAGGCTGGTGGCCGAGGCGGCGAACGGTCCCACGACGCCCGGTGCGGAAGAGGTGCTCCTGAAGCGGGGGGTGTTCATCATCCCGGACATCTATCTCAATGCGGGCGGCGTCACCGTCTCCTACTTCGAGTGGACGAAGAACATCTCCCACATGCGCTACGGGCGGCTGGAGAAGAAGCTGGACGAGGAGCTGAGGAAATCGTTCGTGGCCGCCATCGAGAGTCTGGTCGGCAAGAAGATGCGGCCAGGGATGAGGCAGCCGCTCGTCCGCGGCATGGGCGAGGAGGACCTCGTCAACTCCGGCCTCGAAGAGACGATGATCACCGCCTACCAGGAGATCTCCGAGGTCATGCGGCGGAAACGGACGGTTCACGACATGCGGACCGCCGCGTACATTCTCGCCATCGAAAAGGTGGGGCAGAGCTACCTCGAGCTCGGTATCTTCCCCTGA
- the cyoE gene encoding protoheme IX farnesyltransferase: MRPGEPSAPPAASGTGAPIGPPGAAATRAAGNRRRRRRGNGAALSGAFPTRLAAGSCCGRGRRQSRTGSGRPARALAPGGASRRVPGYHARGRSRPDGREVPTVALETRPRPGQAVRRRFADYAELTKARLSALVVLTAAAGYAAAGAPLVSIRFAAAVLGVGLAALGANGLNQWWEAPLDARMERTRGRPIPAGRLSPREALVVSLLLAGTGVTLLAACANVLSGALALAVILLYVLAYTPLKTRSSLCTIVGAVCGALPPMIGWAAADGRVAPGAFLLAGILFAWQMPHSLSLAWLYREDYEKGGFRLLPVVDREGSLTGSMVVLYSLVLVPLGLLATLGGLAGAAFALGSALLGGGLTGVGIGLFRNRSRRQARRVFLATLIYLPALLGLLTADRVPRNGLSSPAVAEARLPAASPDNSRE; the protein is encoded by the coding sequence ATGCGGCCGGGGGAGCCTTCCGCCCCGCCCGCCGCGTCCGGCACCGGAGCGCCGATCGGACCTCCCGGCGCTGCCGCCACGCGTGCGGCCGGCAACCGCCGCCGCCGACGGCGCGGGAACGGGGCGGCGCTCAGCGGCGCCTTCCCCACCCGGCTGGCAGCGGGCTCGTGCTGCGGTCGCGGGCGGCGGCAGAGCCGCACGGGATCAGGGCGGCCCGCCCGCGCGCTCGCGCCGGGCGGGGCATCGCGGCGCGTTCCGGGTTACCATGCGCGCGGCCGATCGCGCCCCGACGGCCGGGAGGTCCCGACCGTGGCCCTGGAAACCCGCCCCCGCCCCGGACAGGCCGTCCGGCGGCGGTTCGCCGACTACGCCGAGCTGACCAAGGCGCGCCTGTCGGCTCTCGTGGTGTTGACCGCGGCAGCCGGCTACGCCGCCGCCGGTGCGCCGCTGGTGTCGATCCGCTTCGCCGCGGCGGTCCTCGGCGTCGGGCTCGCGGCACTCGGCGCCAACGGCCTCAACCAGTGGTGGGAGGCGCCGCTCGACGCACGGATGGAGCGGACGCGAGGGCGGCCGATCCCGGCCGGCCGGCTGTCGCCGCGCGAGGCGCTGGTGGTGTCCCTGTTGCTCGCCGGGACCGGCGTCACGCTTCTCGCCGCCTGCGCCAATGTCCTGAGCGGCGCCCTCGCACTGGCGGTCATCCTTCTCTATGTCCTGGCCTACACGCCGCTCAAGACCCGCAGCTCGCTCTGCACCATCGTCGGCGCCGTCTGCGGGGCGCTCCCGCCGATGATCGGCTGGGCGGCCGCGGACGGCCGCGTGGCACCCGGCGCGTTCCTGCTGGCGGGAATCCTGTTCGCCTGGCAGATGCCGCATTCCCTGTCGCTGGCGTGGCTCTACCGCGAGGACTACGAAAAGGGCGGTTTCCGGTTGCTCCCGGTCGTGGACCGCGAGGGAAGTCTCACCGGTTCGATGGTGGTCCTCTACTCCCTCGTGCTGGTGCCGCTCGGCCTGCTGGCGACACTGGGAGGGCTCGCGGGCGCCGCCTTCGCGCTCGGCTCCGCGCTCCTCGGGGGCGGCCTCACCGGTGTCGGCATCGGCCTGTTCCGGAATCGAAGCCGCAGGCAGGCCCGCCGCGTCTTCCTCGCCACCCTGATCTATCTGCCGGCGCTTCTCGGACTGCTCACGGCCGATCGCGTCCCGCGGAACGGCCTTTCCTCGCCGGCGGTCGCCGAGGCCCGGCTGCCGGCCGCCTCGCCGGACAACTCTCGCGAATGA